Proteins from one candidate division KSB1 bacterium genomic window:
- a CDS encoding histidine triad nucleotide-binding protein, with translation MSCLFCDIIEKKIPADIVYEDKQVLAFRDISPQAPTHILIIPKKHIATTNDLAEPDAELIGRVILAAKDLAKQQGLENGYRLVFNCNKDAGQAVFHIHCHLLGGRRMQWPPG, from the coding sequence ATGTCTTGTCTCTTTTGTGATATCATTGAAAAAAAAATACCGGCGGATATCGTTTATGAGGATAAACAGGTTCTGGCGTTCCGTGACATTTCTCCACAGGCGCCCACTCATATCCTGATTATCCCGAAAAAACATATCGCCACCACCAACGATCTGGCCGAACCGGACGCAGAGCTCATCGGCAGGGTGATTTTAGCCGCAAAGGATCTTGCCAAACAGCAAGGACTTGAAAACGGCTACCGGCTTGTATTCAACTGCAATAAGGACGCCGGCCAGGCCGTATTTCATATCCACTGTCATTTGCTGGGCGGCCGCCGGATGCAGTGGCCTCCCGGTTAA
- a CDS encoding septum formation initiator family protein gives MMNTLKRFLFNPKFLLTLGILFILYTLVFDQGMGFIRQYRLTMKNRDLRQEIANAREKQKELQQDIDRLKHDLTRIKQEAIKAGYAEPDEIIINIRD, from the coding sequence ATGATGAATACCCTGAAACGTTTCTTATTCAATCCCAAATTTTTGCTCACCCTCGGTATACTGTTTATCTTGTACACATTGGTGTTTGATCAAGGCATGGGATTCATCCGTCAATATCGATTGACTATGAAAAATCGGGACCTGCGGCAAGAAATCGCAAATGCCAGGGAAAAACAAAAAGAATTGCAGCAGGACATCGATCGACTCAAACACGATCTGACCCGAATCAAACAGGAAGCCATTAAAGCCGGATACGCCGAACCGGATGAAATTATTATTAATATTCGTGATTAA
- a CDS encoding inositol monophosphatase family protein, translating into MNYSAIDTALYAARKAGEMLKDRVGQLQEHEIDKKDTFDFVTKTDKDSEKLIVDIIQSRHPGHHFLAEESHRAEQGEYRWIIDPLDGTTNFIHRVPMYSVSIALQYERNVLLGVVYDPNQDECFVAEAGQGAFLNNTRIQVSDVKDASRALLATGYPFRSKDLIDVYLQSFKRLFQDVSGIRRAGSAAIDLCYVACGRFDGFWELNLKPWDIAAAQCIIQEAGGRITDFAGKDRVLDTGNTIAANAHVYDHMVKIIQDTFQGIVDQ; encoded by the coding sequence ATGAACTATTCAGCGATAGATACCGCCCTGTATGCGGCGAGAAAGGCCGGGGAGATGCTCAAGGACCGGGTCGGACAGCTTCAGGAACATGAAATCGACAAAAAAGACACGTTTGATTTTGTAACCAAAACAGATAAAGACTCTGAGAAGTTAATTGTCGATATCATTCAATCACGACACCCGGGGCATCACTTTCTCGCAGAAGAAAGCCATCGAGCCGAGCAAGGTGAATACCGATGGATCATTGATCCGCTTGACGGAACCACCAATTTTATTCACAGAGTTCCGATGTACAGCGTTTCCATAGCGCTGCAATATGAACGCAACGTGCTCCTGGGTGTGGTATATGATCCCAATCAAGACGAATGCTTTGTCGCTGAAGCGGGGCAGGGAGCGTTTTTGAACAACACACGTATTCAGGTTTCCGATGTCAAAGATGCCTCCCGCGCGCTGCTGGCCACGGGATATCCGTTCCGCAGCAAAGATCTGATTGACGTTTATCTACAGTCCTTCAAACGTCTTTTCCAGGACGTTTCAGGTATCCGCAGAGCCGGGTCCGCTGCAATTGATCTGTGCTATGTGGCCTGCGGCCGGTTTGACGGGTTCTGGGAATTGAATCTAAAGCCCTGGGATATCGCAGCGGCCCAATGCATTATTCAGGAAGCGGGCGGCCGCATCACGGATTTTGCCGGAAAAGACAGAGTTTTGGATACCGGCAACACCATTGCCGCCAATGCGCATGTATATGATCACATGGTAAAAATCATTCAGGACACATTTCAGGGTATAGTGGATCAATGA
- a CDS encoding DUF502 domain-containing protein has protein sequence MIIKTLRKYFAAGLLFIVPLVLTFYIVSWLFLRLDGVLNEHISRLLLDVFNQPARNVIIPGLGFLTLALIVLTTGFVITNYFGKKIAQLSQFILHRIPVIRHIYGTLDQISSAFLSEKSETFKKAVLFEYPRRGVYSIGFITQNTRGLVQDILSDQDMYSIFLPTTPNPTSGFLLFVPKTDVHVLNISVEEALKLVISGGSVTPQELPPNAQPHSANHGKPNV, from the coding sequence ATGATCATCAAAACTCTGAGAAAATACTTTGCTGCCGGGCTGTTGTTCATCGTGCCACTTGTGCTGACGTTTTATATTGTAAGCTGGCTGTTCCTGCGCTTGGACGGCGTTCTAAATGAACACATCAGCCGCCTTCTTTTAGATGTATTCAACCAGCCGGCGAGAAACGTGATCATTCCGGGTCTAGGATTTTTAACACTGGCGCTGATCGTTCTCACCACCGGATTTGTAATCACCAACTATTTCGGCAAAAAAATCGCTCAGCTCAGCCAGTTCATTCTTCACCGAATTCCGGTCATTCGCCATATTTACGGCACACTCGATCAAATCAGCAGCGCCTTTCTTTCTGAAAAAAGCGAAACCTTTAAAAAAGCCGTGTTGTTTGAATATCCGCGCCGCGGTGTTTATTCGATCGGATTCATCACCCAGAATACGCGCGGACTGGTGCAAGACATTCTGAGCGATCAGGATATGTACAGTATTTTTCTCCCGACAACCCCGAATCCGACCTCTGGATTTCTACTGTTTGTTCCAAAAACCGATGTTCACGTTTTAAACATATCTGTAGAAGAAGCGTTAAAATTGGTCATCAGCGGTGGAAGCGTGACGCCGCAGGAATTGCCCCCAAATGCGCAACCCCATTCAGCAAACCATGGTAAGCCCAACGTGTGA
- a CDS encoding CvpA family protein: MNYILDAVIALVLLLFVLMSIKRGFAAELRGVTGWVIILLLSLRFGALVGDYMAEHIEHISMASTYVGFIVLAVILKLIFMAISQLFESNEFGFLDKLFSGITGLIKGGLLISIVFIILASTPAQEKVQPYIDTSISYRYLYGFSTAFVDVLTRFVPQLETLYERMLDRSSEMQKDTSKTIQEKVETLRKRNTEQKE; the protein is encoded by the coding sequence ATGAATTACATTTTAGATGCAGTTATCGCCCTTGTTTTACTTTTGTTTGTGCTGATGAGCATCAAACGCGGATTTGCAGCGGAACTGCGCGGAGTGACAGGGTGGGTAATTATTCTGCTGCTGTCTTTGCGGTTCGGCGCACTGGTAGGCGATTATATGGCCGAACATATCGAACATATCTCGATGGCAAGCACATACGTCGGATTCATCGTACTCGCTGTCATCCTGAAACTGATCTTTATGGCGATTTCCCAGTTATTCGAATCCAATGAATTCGGTTTCCTGGACAAGCTGTTCAGCGGTATCACCGGATTAATCAAGGGAGGTCTGCTGATCAGCATTGTGTTCATCATTCTCGCCTCCACGCCGGCGCAGGAAAAGGTTCAGCCTTATATCGACACCTCTATCTCCTACCGGTACTTGTATGGATTTTCCACCGCATTCGTAGATGTGCTCACACGATTTGTCCCCCAGCTGGAAACGCTCTATGAACGAATGCTCGACCGGTCATCTGAAATGCAAAAAGATACATCGAAAACCATTCAGGAAAAAGTGGAAACACTGCGCAAACGGAATACAGAACAGAAAGAATAA
- a CDS encoding endonuclease MutS2 gives MESVVETLEFDHIRRHLAELATMVQGREKAEALLPLKEKQCIDTALDQTSELCDIIKYDKEPPIEGIPDISGILKRAAVEGSLLKEEECVKVAQCVLSSRKITGFFKSRQEKIPTLGKVTNTLIDLSDVEREISRCIDLSTIAVRDNASPELSAIRHEINRARASARKKIESMMSKLAQQGALQENVVAVRNGRHVLVIKEEYKRKVKGLIHDRSASGSSLFIEPLGVLEDNNRIRDLEIREKDEIEKILYKLSYQIHAVHDELGSNVETLGILDFIYAKARLSIKMQANPPEISENPVIHIAQGRHPLLLLRMGSKKVVPMDINLGEQFNTVIISGPNAGGKTVSLKTLGLLTIMALSGLHIPALPHSKIGIMTQIFASIGDEQSLDQDLSTFSSHLTHLKNIALHADKQHLVLIDEIGSGTDPEEGTSLAIALLEHLTQRGALSVVTTHQSPLKAFAYQTEGVENASLEFDAQTLTSTFHFRMGIPGSSYAFEIAERMHLPGSFIDRARELVGATKDKLEGLILDLENTIQDYKKTTREAELREKEYKEQLQLYKERAETLESEKNRLKKQAAREAEKILEDSNSAIEQAIREIRETQAEREAIRSAKQRIDQQKQKIADLQEKVSTSEPPEQTGNVSPGDYARWIKTGGFGTVVSEPDKKNQVMLQTDGGIKIHVPVNELVRKGKSKQKKSRVRYNLQDTNFKHELDLRGMRVEEALDVLGKFLDEAVMSGLSQVSIIHGKGTGKLREGILPYLDEHPGVQSHRLGNWNEGDSGVTVIKLKKG, from the coding sequence TTGGAATCTGTAGTCGAAACTCTGGAATTTGATCATATCCGCAGACATCTGGCCGAACTCGCTACAATGGTTCAGGGACGGGAAAAAGCAGAGGCTCTGCTTCCTCTAAAAGAGAAACAATGCATAGACACAGCCCTGGATCAAACGTCCGAACTTTGTGATATTATAAAATATGATAAAGAGCCGCCGATTGAGGGAATCCCGGATATTAGCGGTATTCTGAAACGGGCTGCTGTGGAAGGAAGCCTTCTGAAAGAGGAAGAGTGCGTCAAAGTAGCCCAGTGTGTACTCTCATCCCGTAAAATCACAGGATTCTTCAAAAGTCGTCAGGAAAAAATCCCGACACTCGGCAAGGTTACGAACACATTGATCGACTTGTCCGACGTGGAACGGGAGATCAGCCGTTGCATTGATCTGTCCACTATAGCGGTCAGGGACAATGCCTCACCGGAATTATCCGCAATCCGCCACGAGATCAATCGGGCACGAGCCTCGGCCCGAAAAAAAATCGAATCCATGATGAGCAAGCTGGCCCAACAGGGCGCCCTGCAGGAAAATGTAGTGGCCGTACGCAACGGCCGGCATGTTCTGGTGATCAAGGAAGAGTACAAGCGCAAAGTAAAGGGACTGATCCACGACCGCTCCGCCAGCGGCTCGAGCTTGTTTATAGAACCGCTTGGAGTACTTGAGGACAATAATAGAATCCGTGATCTGGAAATACGGGAAAAAGATGAAATTGAAAAAATCCTTTACAAATTATCCTATCAGATACATGCTGTACATGACGAACTCGGCTCAAATGTAGAAACTTTAGGAATTCTTGATTTCATTTACGCCAAGGCTCGTTTATCTATTAAAATGCAGGCCAACCCTCCTGAAATATCTGAAAATCCGGTTATCCACATTGCGCAAGGCCGTCATCCCCTGCTTTTACTCCGTATGGGCAGTAAAAAAGTGGTGCCCATGGACATTAATCTGGGTGAACAATTTAATACCGTAATCATCAGCGGCCCGAATGCCGGGGGAAAAACCGTTTCGTTGAAAACCCTCGGATTGCTGACCATCATGGCGCTGAGCGGTCTGCATATACCGGCGCTCCCGCACTCTAAAATCGGAATTATGACGCAAATTTTTGCAAGCATCGGGGATGAACAGTCCCTGGATCAGGACCTGTCCACGTTTTCATCGCACCTGACTCATTTGAAAAACATTGCGCTGCATGCTGACAAGCAGCACCTGGTGCTAATTGATGAAATCGGTTCCGGTACAGATCCGGAGGAAGGCACATCCCTGGCGATCGCACTGCTCGAACACCTCACACAGCGCGGCGCCCTGAGCGTCGTCACCACACATCAGAGTCCGCTCAAAGCTTTTGCCTACCAGACCGAGGGCGTTGAAAATGCATCACTGGAATTTGATGCGCAAACCCTGACCTCTACCTTTCATTTTCGTATGGGAATACCGGGCTCCAGCTATGCATTTGAAATCGCAGAGCGCATGCATCTTCCCGGCTCGTTTATAGACCGGGCCAGAGAACTGGTGGGCGCCACTAAAGATAAACTGGAAGGATTGATACTCGATCTCGAAAATACAATCCAGGATTATAAAAAGACAACCCGGGAAGCCGAACTGCGGGAAAAAGAGTATAAAGAACAGCTGCAGCTGTACAAAGAGCGCGCAGAAACGCTGGAATCGGAAAAAAACCGGTTAAAAAAACAAGCCGCCCGGGAAGCTGAGAAAATTCTCGAGGACTCTAACAGCGCCATTGAACAGGCTATTCGGGAAATCCGGGAAACTCAGGCCGAACGCGAGGCGATTCGTTCTGCAAAACAACGCATCGATCAGCAAAAACAGAAAATCGCAGACCTTCAGGAAAAGGTCAGCACATCAGAACCTCCGGAGCAGACGGGAAATGTAAGCCCGGGTGATTATGCGCGCTGGATCAAAACCGGCGGATTTGGTACCGTCGTATCAGAACCGGACAAAAAGAACCAGGTCATGCTGCAAACAGACGGGGGAATTAAAATACATGTCCCTGTGAACGAACTCGTCCGTAAAGGCAAATCAAAACAGAAAAAATCCCGGGTCCGTTATAATCTCCAGGATACAAATTTTAAACATGAACTCGACTTGCGGGGCATGCGTGTGGAAGAAGCGCTGGATGTGCTGGGTAAATTTTTGGATGAAGCCGTGATGAGCGGTTTATCCCAGGTCAGCATTATTCATGGCAAGGGAACCGGAAAGTTACGTGAAGGAATTCTGCCCTATCTGGATGAGCACCCCGGAGTTCAAAGTCACCGGCTTGGCAACTGGAACGAAGGTGATTCGGGTGTGACTGTCATTAAACTCAAAAAAGGGTAA
- a CDS encoding ATP-binding protein, whose protein sequence is MSSRKQQLKLEIPSDVKEIHRVEEKLEAFCRQQGMNKNQIVNCAIAVTEAVNNAIRHGNKQDPSKKVFIQFSISGNNITIRITDQGNGFDPENLDDPLHPNNLLKENGRGIFIVKQLMDDVRFEFNKTGTTIILSKTLTRE, encoded by the coding sequence GTGAGCAGTCGTAAACAACAATTAAAACTGGAAATTCCTTCTGATGTAAAAGAAATACACAGAGTTGAGGAGAAACTGGAAGCGTTCTGCCGGCAACAGGGAATGAATAAAAACCAGATTGTGAACTGCGCCATTGCAGTCACCGAAGCCGTGAACAATGCCATCCGCCATGGCAACAAACAAGATCCTTCAAAAAAAGTTTTCATTCAATTTTCCATATCCGGCAATAACATCACGATACGCATTACCGATCAAGGCAACGGGTTTGATCCGGAAAATCTGGATGATCCGCTGCATCCTAATAATTTGTTAAAAGAAAACGGACGGGGAATCTTTATTGTTAAACAGCTCATGGATGATGTCCGGTTTGAATTTAATAAAACAGGCACGACAATTATTTTATCCAAAACATTAACTCGCGAATGA
- the eno gene encoding phosphopyruvate hydratase, whose protein sequence is MTTIVDVYAREILDSRGNPTIEVEVTLECGVTGRAAVPSGASTGENEALELRDGDKNRYLGKGVTQAVANVNDLIAKEIVGWDAIDQVGIDKYMLELDGTKNKSKLGANAILGVSMATAKAAAEALGMPLYRYIGGTNAKHLPVPMMNIINGGSHSDAPIAFQEFMIRPVGAPSLKEALRVGAEVFHNLKKVLKDRGLNTSVGDEGGFAPGLDGTEDALDSIIKAIEKAGYKPGTDVTIALDCAASEFYKDGVYDYTLFEGDKGKKRSSEEQADYIAELVGKYPIDSVEDGMDEGDWNGWKVLNDKIGDTCQLVGDDLFVTNVEYLARGIREGSANSILIKVNQIGSLTETLDAIEMAHRAGFTTVTSHRSGETEDATIADIAVATNSGQIKTGSMSRSDRMAKYNQLLRIEEELGEEAIYGYEKVK, encoded by the coding sequence ATGACAACCATCGTTGATGTCTATGCACGAGAAATACTGGATTCGCGCGGCAATCCAACCATTGAAGTTGAAGTGACACTGGAATGCGGTGTAACCGGGCGGGCAGCCGTGCCTTCCGGCGCATCCACCGGTGAAAACGAAGCCCTTGAACTTCGCGACGGTGATAAAAACCGTTATCTGGGCAAAGGCGTTACCCAGGCGGTCGCCAATGTGAATGATCTGATTGCCAAAGAGATCGTGGGTTGGGACGCCATCGATCAGGTCGGCATTGATAAATATATGCTGGAACTGGACGGCACCAAGAACAAAAGCAAACTGGGCGCCAATGCCATTCTGGGTGTCTCTATGGCCACGGCAAAAGCAGCGGCTGAGGCATTGGGAATGCCGTTGTACCGTTATATCGGAGGCACCAATGCCAAACATCTGCCTGTTCCGATGATGAACATCATCAACGGCGGTTCTCATTCCGATGCACCCATCGCATTTCAGGAATTTATGATTCGACCGGTCGGCGCTCCTTCGCTGAAAGAAGCCCTGCGCGTCGGCGCAGAGGTGTTTCATAACCTGAAAAAAGTACTCAAAGACCGCGGTCTGAACACATCTGTCGGCGATGAAGGCGGATTTGCCCCGGGGCTGGACGGGACAGAAGACGCGCTGGACAGCATTATCAAAGCGATTGAAAAAGCCGGTTATAAACCCGGCACCGACGTGACCATCGCTCTGGACTGCGCCGCCTCTGAATTTTACAAAGACGGTGTATACGATTATACCCTTTTTGAAGGTGATAAAGGCAAGAAACGCTCCTCGGAAGAACAGGCCGACTATATTGCCGAACTGGTGGGCAAATACCCGATCGATTCCGTTGAAGACGGCATGGATGAAGGCGACTGGAACGGATGGAAAGTATTGAACGACAAAATCGGCGACACATGCCAGCTGGTCGGCGATGACCTGTTCGTGACCAACGTTGAGTATCTGGCCCGCGGTATCCGGGAAGGGTCTGCCAATTCAATTCTGATCAAAGTCAATCAGATCGGCAGCCTCACTGAAACGCTGGATGCCATTGAAATGGCGCACCGCGCCGGATTTACCACGGTTACTTCTCACCGCTCCGGTGAAACTGAAGATGCAACGATCGCTGATATCGCAGTTGCAACCAACAGCGGACAGATCAAAACCGGATCAATGAGTCGCTCCGACCGCATGGCCAAATACAACCAGCTCTTGCGCATCGAAGAAGAACTGGGCGAAGAAGCCATATACGGATATGAAAAAGTAAAATAA
- a CDS encoding tetratricopeptide repeat protein, whose protein sequence is MISIKFSKPAECIGGLLLFLGLLFPGEPVRALDPAGIQKAIEHSLCQDYDTALAFFDSLELKFPDRPEPRFYKASVIQSKMMDYETLRWEDEFLRSIESAVDKADQCLQNDPGDLDAVFARGAAKSYKSFYLGRQAKYLQSVLLARQGIGDLQDILRADSSYLPAYLGLGSYLYWRSRITQSVNWLPFFSDQRQTGINYLEKVADSQSIGRWSAVSNLAWIYLEEENWEQALYYSQKGLHAFPDSRFFLWPCGETLLHMKRYADALQVYETLLNSVLAAPINNHYNEIVLYFKMAQCCRGMENPQQAVEYLKQNLNTKPDAEVRDRCLEKQNKARQLLWEINASAGTFE, encoded by the coding sequence TTGATTAGTATAAAATTTTCAAAGCCTGCCGAGTGTATCGGCGGGCTTTTGTTGTTTTTGGGGCTTTTGTTCCCGGGCGAACCGGTGCGCGCTCTTGATCCGGCCGGCATTCAAAAAGCGATTGAACACAGCTTGTGCCAGGACTATGATACTGCGCTGGCGTTTTTTGACAGCCTTGAACTGAAATTTCCCGATCGCCCCGAACCCCGTTTCTACAAGGCATCTGTGATTCAGTCGAAAATGATGGATTATGAAACCCTGCGTTGGGAAGACGAGTTTCTACGTTCAATCGAATCTGCAGTTGATAAAGCAGACCAATGCTTGCAAAATGATCCCGGAGATCTGGATGCGGTTTTTGCCCGGGGCGCTGCAAAATCTTACAAGAGTTTTTATCTCGGCCGCCAGGCGAAATATCTCCAGAGTGTGCTTCTGGCCCGGCAGGGGATAGGGGATTTGCAGGATATCCTTCGAGCGGATTCCAGTTATCTGCCGGCGTATTTGGGACTGGGTAGCTATCTTTACTGGCGCAGCCGCATCACACAGTCCGTGAACTGGCTGCCGTTTTTTTCCGATCAGCGGCAAACCGGCATAAACTATCTGGAAAAAGTTGCAGATTCACAATCAATTGGACGCTGGAGTGCGGTTTCAAATTTGGCCTGGATCTATCTGGAAGAAGAGAACTGGGAGCAAGCGCTTTATTATTCACAAAAAGGTTTGCATGCCTTTCCGGACAGCCGTTTTTTTCTCTGGCCCTGCGGTGAGACCTTGCTGCATATGAAACGATATGCTGATGCGCTCCAGGTCTATGAAACGCTTTTGAATTCCGTGCTTGCAGCGCCCATCAATAACCATTACAATGAAATTGTGCTTTACTTCAAAATGGCGCAGTGTTGCCGGGGAATGGAGAATCCGCAGCAGGCAGTTGAATATTTGAAACAAAATCTGAATACAAAGCCTGATGCAGAGGTGCGGGATCGCTGTCTGGAAAAACAAAATAAAGCCAGGCAACTGTTGTGGGAAATCAATGCTTCCGCTGGTACTTTTGAATAA
- the rpsU gene encoding 30S ribosomal protein S21, translated as MPAVRIRDNESFERALRRFTKSCEKSGLMSDIKKHQQYEKPSEARRRKMNAARRKMRKLQAMQR; from the coding sequence TTGCCAGCAGTTAGAATTCGTGATAACGAATCCTTTGAAAGAGCATTACGACGTTTCACAAAATCCTGCGAAAAGTCGGGTCTGATGTCTGATATTAAAAAGCATCAGCAATATGAAAAACCAAGTGAAGCGCGCCGTCGTAAAATGAATGCTGCACGCCGTAAAATGCGTAAATTGCAGGCTATGCAGAGATAG
- a CDS encoding GatB/YqeY domain-containing protein, translating to MSILDQLTQDMKEAMKAKDSERLSAIRLMRNELKNASINQGKELSEDDEIAVLSSAAKRRKESIQAYTDAGRDDLAEKEQRELDIIQTYLPRPLAREELESIVVDAIRESGAESVKDLGKVMPLVMKQAKGRADGKQVNQLVRDKLGG from the coding sequence ATGAGCATTTTAGATCAGCTTACCCAGGACATGAAAGAAGCCATGAAAGCCAAAGACAGCGAACGTCTGTCCGCTATTCGTCTCATGCGCAATGAGCTCAAGAACGCTTCGATCAATCAGGGCAAGGAACTGAGCGAGGATGACGAAATCGCAGTGCTCTCCAGCGCGGCAAAACGACGAAAAGAATCCATTCAGGCGTATACCGATGCGGGAAGAGATGATTTGGCGGAAAAGGAACAACGGGAACTGGATATTATCCAGACCTACCTGCCCCGGCCCTTGGCCCGCGAGGAACTTGAATCTATTGTTGTTGATGCGATCCGGGAATCCGGCGCTGAATCTGTTAAAGATTTAGGCAAGGTGATGCCTCTTGTGATGAAGCAAGCCAAAGGACGTGCTGATGGAAAACAAGTAAATCAACTGGTACGTGATAAACTGGGCGGATAG
- a CDS encoding BamA/TamA family outer membrane protein, producing MQKTTFIFFVILTGLSQIQSAEPDSLTGLGIEDILIVGNEKTGERVILREMKSRIGTPYSASTLDKDLDRIRSLQLFSRVQSDVFQSGPDSVTIMITVNERWYIFPIPLLLRNEKSWKKWSFGLGVLHDNMHGLNHDLIASGWLGFNPGFDIKYSIPWFAGSLNLYANMNIYTLKIKSQNLHTTRDGLSRYNFHEHHRGVKGYLGKRWGHHFYTSVLYAFNHLEYPDEYQYLLPGSARSMNTISFGVSMTWDTRDLIQYPSSGCYLNASVSMTPWKDVDYSYAGTDMRAYLSWGDLTFAFRTAGKTSFGRVPVFSRTFLGYEERIRGHFTEQREGENRVLASAEIRFPIIPVRYISLRESDEILGHYSRDLPLGLNGTVFYDTGSVWMQDQAFFRSAFLTGFGIGLAARIPYAEVLRLEYALNTDHQDEWILDLGVAF from the coding sequence TTGCAGAAAACAACTTTTATTTTCTTTGTAATTTTAACAGGCTTGAGTCAAATCCAGAGCGCCGAACCTGATTCACTCACCGGTTTGGGTATTGAAGACATTTTGATCGTAGGGAACGAAAAAACCGGGGAGCGGGTTATATTGCGGGAAATGAAAAGCCGCATCGGCACACCCTATTCTGCGTCCACTCTGGACAAGGACCTTGACAGAATCCGGAGCCTGCAGTTGTTTTCCAGAGTGCAATCGGATGTTTTTCAGTCCGGTCCCGACTCGGTTACGATTATGATTACCGTAAATGAACGCTGGTACATATTTCCGATACCTCTGTTATTGCGGAATGAAAAATCATGGAAAAAATGGTCGTTTGGATTGGGAGTGCTGCACGACAATATGCATGGACTCAATCACGATCTGATTGCCAGTGGCTGGCTGGGATTCAATCCGGGATTTGATATTAAATACAGCATACCCTGGTTTGCGGGCTCTCTGAATTTGTATGCCAACATGAACATTTACACGTTAAAGATCAAAAGTCAAAATCTGCATACAACCCGTGATGGTCTCTCGAGATACAATTTTCACGAACACCACCGGGGCGTCAAGGGATACCTGGGCAAACGCTGGGGACATCATTTTTACACATCTGTTCTTTATGCGTTCAACCATCTTGAATACCCTGATGAGTATCAATATTTGCTCCCCGGTTCTGCCCGCAGTATGAACACCATTTCTTTTGGGGTAAGCATGACATGGGACACCCGTGATCTGATACAGTACCCGTCATCCGGATGTTATTTGAATGCCAGCGTGTCTATGACCCCCTGGAAAGATGTAGATTACAGCTATGCAGGCACGGATATGCGCGCGTACCTCAGTTGGGGTGATTTGACATTTGCGTTTCGAACGGCCGGCAAAACCAGTTTTGGCCGCGTCCCGGTGTTTTCGCGTACCTTTTTGGGCTATGAGGAACGCATCCGCGGTCATTTCACTGAACAGCGCGAAGGCGAAAATCGGGTGCTGGCCAGCGCGGAAATCCGGTTTCCGATCATTCCGGTGCGCTATATCAGTCTAAGAGAATCTGACGAAATTTTAGGGCACTATTCCCGGGATCTCCCCCTGGGTCTGAATGGCACAGTTTTTTATGATACAGGCAGTGTGTGGATGCAGGATCAGGCGTTTTTCAGGAGTGCGTTTCTCACCGGATTTGGAATCGGGCTCGCTGCCCGTATCCCTTATGCAGAGGTGCTTCGTCTTGAATATGCGCTGAATACCGACCATCAAGACGAATGGATACTTGATTTGGGAGTTGCGTTTTGA
- a CDS encoding RsmE family RNA methyltransferase: MHFEQFYVDPGNISENTFILVDEEARHAARVMRKHIGDPLSAADGRGRVVSGPILNITQDQVIAKREETHLNPGEPALFLTLAQGVPKGSHFDWVVEKGTEIGVSCFQPLLTERCIADPSSRLQRWRKKAFASMKQSGRSRCPNILPPCSLETFFDHNQDDINYIAHETSASEISPAMEPDAPKRCALLIGPEGGFTLQEYSLALEKHAIPLSLGPRRLRSETAAMVGIIQILYANGELQGG, encoded by the coding sequence ATGCATTTTGAACAATTTTACGTTGATCCGGGGAATATCTCGGAAAACACGTTTATTCTGGTGGATGAGGAAGCGCGTCACGCTGCCCGGGTGATGCGGAAACACATCGGCGACCCGCTCTCGGCCGCAGACGGCAGAGGTCGGGTGGTGAGCGGACCTATTTTAAATATCACACAGGACCAGGTCATTGCCAAACGGGAAGAAACCCACCTGAATCCGGGCGAACCCGCGCTTTTTCTAACACTGGCACAGGGGGTCCCCAAAGGCAGTCATTTTGACTGGGTCGTTGAAAAAGGCACGGAAATCGGGGTGTCCTGTTTTCAACCGCTTTTGACGGAACGGTGCATTGCGGATCCGTCGTCACGTCTGCAGCGCTGGCGGAAAAAAGCATTTGCGTCTATGAAACAGAGCGGCCGTTCACGCTGTCCGAATATTTTACCGCCCTGCTCGCTGGAAACGTTTTTCGATCATAATCAGGACGATATCAACTATATTGCACACGAAACCTCAGCCTCCGAGATTTCTCCCGCGATGGAACCTGATGCACCCAAACGCTGTGCTCTGTTGATCGGACCGGAGGGCGGATTCACATTACAGGAATATTCTCTGGCGCTGGAAAAGCACGCCATACCGCTCAGTCTGGGCCCGCGCAGACTGCGCAGCGAAACCGCCGCAATGGTCGGCATCATTCAAATACTTTATGCAAACGGTGAACTACAAGGAGGATAA